The Pseudomonas sp. R4-35-07 genome contains a region encoding:
- a CDS encoding potassium transporter Kup: MGQASSQAAGAEHSNAKPIGMLVAAVGVVYGDIGTSPLYTLKEVFNGGYGVQVNHDGVLGILALIFWSLIWVVSIKYMLFVLRADNQGEGGIMALTALARRAAGERRKLRSFLVVCGLCGAALFYGDSMITPAISVLSAVEGLELAFDGLERWVVPIALVVLVALFLIQKHGTDRIGKLFGPVMVTWFLVLGGLGVYGITLHPEVLSAMNPMWAVRFFEAHPGIGVAILGAVVLALTGAEALYADMGHFGRKPIARAWFILVLPALVLNYFGQGAMLLGDPEAARNPFYLLAPSWALVPLVVLSTLATVIASQAVISGAFSLTRQAIQLGYIPRMHIQHTSSAEQGQIYIGAVNWSLMVGVILLVLGFESSGALASAYGVAVTGTMLMTTILVSAVMLLLWKWPPILAVPVLLCCLLVDGLYFAANVPKIIQGGAFPVLAGIVLFVLMTTWKRGKQLLVERLDEGGLPLPIFISSIRVQPPHRVQGTAVFLTARPDAVPHALLHNLLHNQVLHEQVVLLTVVYEDIPRVPATRRFEVDAYGEGFFRVILHFGFTDEPDVPEALKLCHLDELDFSPMRTTYFLSRETVIASRIKGMARWREALFAFMLKNANGNLRFFKLPVNRVIELGTQVEM; encoded by the coding sequence ATGGGTCAGGCAAGTAGTCAGGCAGCGGGTGCCGAGCATTCAAACGCCAAGCCGATTGGCATGCTGGTGGCAGCGGTCGGGGTGGTGTACGGCGATATCGGCACCAGCCCGCTCTACACCCTTAAAGAGGTGTTCAACGGCGGTTATGGGGTGCAGGTCAACCATGACGGCGTATTGGGGATCCTGGCGCTGATCTTCTGGTCGCTGATCTGGGTCGTGTCGATCAAGTACATGCTGTTTGTGCTGCGCGCCGATAACCAGGGCGAAGGCGGCATCATGGCACTGACCGCCCTGGCACGCCGGGCGGCGGGGGAGCGCAGGAAGTTGCGCAGCTTCCTGGTGGTGTGCGGCTTGTGCGGCGCAGCGCTTTTCTACGGCGATAGCATGATCACCCCGGCGATTTCGGTGTTGTCGGCCGTCGAGGGCCTGGAACTGGCTTTCGATGGCCTGGAACGGTGGGTAGTCCCTATCGCGCTGGTGGTACTGGTGGCGCTGTTCCTGATCCAGAAACACGGCACAGACCGCATCGGCAAGCTGTTCGGCCCGGTGATGGTGACCTGGTTTCTGGTGCTTGGCGGCCTCGGCGTGTATGGCATCACCCTGCACCCTGAGGTGCTCAGTGCCATGAACCCGATGTGGGCCGTGCGCTTCTTCGAGGCGCACCCCGGAATTGGCGTGGCCATCCTCGGCGCAGTGGTGCTGGCCCTGACCGGGGCGGAAGCGCTGTATGCCGACATGGGCCACTTCGGCCGCAAACCCATCGCCCGCGCCTGGTTCATCCTGGTGCTGCCGGCACTGGTGCTCAACTATTTTGGCCAGGGCGCCATGCTGCTGGGCGATCCGGAAGCGGCCCGCAACCCGTTCTACCTGCTGGCGCCGAGCTGGGCGCTGGTCCCGCTGGTGGTGCTGTCGACCCTGGCCACGGTGATTGCCTCCCAGGCGGTGATTTCCGGTGCGTTCTCGTTGACGCGCCAGGCGATCCAGTTGGGCTATATCCCGCGCATGCACATTCAACATACCTCCAGCGCCGAACAGGGCCAGATCTACATCGGCGCTGTGAACTGGTCGTTGATGGTCGGCGTGATCCTGCTGGTACTGGGCTTCGAATCTTCCGGTGCGCTGGCGTCGGCTTACGGTGTGGCGGTGACCGGCACCATGCTGATGACCACGATCCTGGTGTCCGCCGTGATGCTGCTGCTGTGGAAATGGCCACCGATACTGGCCGTGCCGGTGTTGCTCTGCTGCCTGTTGGTGGACGGGCTGTACTTTGCCGCCAACGTGCCGAAGATCATCCAGGGCGGCGCCTTCCCGGTATTGGCCGGGATCGTGTTGTTCGTGCTGATGACCACCTGGAAGCGCGGCAAGCAATTGCTCGTCGAGCGCCTCGACGAAGGCGGCCTGCCGCTGCCGATATTCATCAGCAGTATCCGCGTGCAGCCGCCCCATCGCGTCCAGGGCACGGCGGTGTTCCTCACAGCGCGGCCCGACGCCGTGCCCCACGCGCTGTTGCACAACCTGCTGCATAACCAGGTGCTGCACGAGCAGGTGGTGCTGCTGACCGTGGTCTACGAAGACATCCCGCGTGTGCCTGCGACGCGGCGTTTCGAAGTGGACGCCTATGGCGAAGGGTTCTTCCGGGTGATCCTGCACTTCGGCTTTACCGATGAGCCGGATGTGCCCGAGGCGCTGAAGCTGTGCCATTTGGACGAACTGGATTTCAGCCCGATGCGCACCACCTACTTCCTCAGCCGTGAAACCGTGATCGCCTCGCGCATCAAGGGCATGGCGCGTTGGCGCGAAGCGTTGTTCGCGTTCATGCTGAAGAATGCCAACGGCAACCTGCGCTTCTTCAAACTCCCGGTCAACCGGGTGATCGAACTGGGCACCCAGGTCGAAATGTAA